The DNA sequence ATAATAAGACCAGTTATTTTGATTATTATCCGGGAGAAAGTATTCTGGTGGCTCCGGGGGAAACAATGGTTATTGACTTTCCTGAGGCAGACGAAACCCCTACCCAATGTATTTCTTTAAGTCTTAATCCTGATTTTATAGAGGATTCTCTTAATTATCTCAACTATAACCTTCCCAAAGTGGATGAGACTTCACAATGGAATATTCAGTTAGATGAGTATTTTCTGTTTAATAATAAAGCTTTGGCTTCAGCTACGAATAATATTATGAGGATTGCCATGGATGATAATTCGCAAAAGGATATCATGGCCGATTTTGCACTGAAAGAACTTCTGATCAGGCTGATGCAGACCCAGGCAAGAGGTATGGTAGAAAAAAATATTGTTAAGAATAAATCCAGGATAGGCTTTGTTGTGGATTATATTAAAAGAAATCTGCACCAGAAACTATCCATTGACAGTATTGCCAAACTGGCGTATGTAAGTAAATCCAATTTCTT is a window from the Chryseobacterium indologenes genome containing:
- a CDS encoding AraC family transcriptional regulator encodes the protein MNNNSKILLNTPELRKENQLLSLVEHQTKFNLNNCEFSIYETHKAAFDVKLHFENIAFTAMLRGKKHMKLDNKTSYFDYYPGESILVAPGETMVIDFPEADETPTQCISLSLNPDFIEDSLNYLNYNLPKVDETSQWNIQLDEYFLFNNKALASATNNIMRIAMDDNSQKDIMADFALKELLIRLMQTQARGMVEKNIVKNKSRIGFVVDYIKRNLHQKLSIDSIAKLAYVSKSNFFKMFKDELGTSPNDFILQERINRAKELLASQISIKETAFQTGFSDTNYFTRVFKQLEGVTPKSYQDRMVLR